From the uncultured Methanobrevibacter sp. genome, the window TTGTAGCTGCTTCAGAAGGAATTGAAAGCGGAGACATTGTACTTATTATAGATGAAACCCATGGAAAACCACTGGCAATTGGAATAAGTTTGATTAGTGGTGAGGAAATGGTGGCAAATGATTCCGGAAAAGCTGTTGAAACCAAACACTATGTCGGTGACGACATCTGGAACTTTGAAATCTAGGGTGGCAATATGGCTGAACTAAGATACAGAGCGGGCAATATCAGAGACCCTGGAGTTCACAAGGTCGGAATAATAGCACTCGGATCACATCTGGAAAACCACGGCCCTGCACTGCCAATCGATACCGATGCAAAAATCGGAGCGCACATCGCTTTTCAATCATCCCTCCTGACCGGTGCCAAGTTTTTGGGAATAATATTTCCAGCATATGAACTGGACACAATCGACCATGGCGTGCATGTTTCCCTTGAAACATTAAAGGAAAATGTCATAAGCACCCTAAACCAGGCAAAGAAATTTCTGGATATTGAAAAAGTCGTGATTGTCAATGCTCACGGAGGAAACATTCCCCTGATGGCCGAGTTATGGGACATTGAAGATAAGACTGGACTGTCAATTACATTCAACAACAAGGTGATCTCTTCTGAAGGTCCTCACGGCGGAAGCGGAGAACTGTCAATGGCAAAGGTACTGGGCATTGTAAATGATGATGAGGTTGTCAATCAGGCCGATGTCAACAAATATGAGGAAGTTGGTCTGCATGGATTCAAGCAAGCACGTGAAGATGACCCAAACATCGAAGAGGGCGCAATTGACGTTGAAGAAAATGGCGTCTACGTAGATGAAGATTACGGAAACAGACTGTTCAGTTTAGCAATCAACTCTGTAATATTCGATGTTGAAAAATTATTAGATTTCTAAAAAAAAGAAAAAAAAGAGAATTAATTATCGGAACTAGATGAATCTTTCCCTGATGAACCACCACCAGATGAACCACCACCAGACGAATCACCACCAGATGAACCACCTTCAGAAGAACTGCCACCATCCTCTTGAGAACTTCCTCCAGAAGAACTGCCTCCACTGGAAGAACCCTCACTAGAATGGGAACTGTCATCAGTTGACTTATCCACTGTGGTTTCTACATGTGAGGAATCATCACTTGAAGAATCATCCTTAGAATAATCACTGTAATCATTATAGTTGTAATTATTTGAAGAATCCTGCTGCACTGAAAGATTATCAAATAAACTAGCATTTGAATCCGTATTATTAGGTAAAATTGAAATTGGTCCTGTCATGGATGCAAAAACACTAGCAAAACAGAATGCAAGGACTGCAATTATAAAAATTACCAAAACTGTAGCTGATCTACTTGACAAATTAAACACCTCACAAAATTAACTAAACTTAATATGTTTGATTATATATATAAATATATTGATACCATGAAAACAATTAAAAAACCGGTTCAGATTGAAATAAACATCAAAAAATCCCAATTCATATGTTCTCTTTACCCAACCAAAAACAAAGCGGAGTCAAAGGAAATCATTAATGAATTGAATCAGAAATACAATGATGCAACTCACAACTGCACCGCATATATTGTAGGGGACGGAGAAGGCTTTGATGATGATGGGGAACCTGGAGGAACCGCAGGAAAACCAATGATTAATGTTTTAAGGAAAAAAGAACTTCACAACATAACCGCAATCGTTACCAGATACTTCGGAGGAATAAAACTTGGTGCCGGAGGGCTTGTAAGGGCATATTCCAAATCAGTAATGGAAGCTGTTGGCCAGGCGGAAATCGTTGAAATTGAAGAGTATGATGTCTATAAGATTACCTTCGAATATTCTGACATAAAACTAGTGGATACAGAAGTCAGAAACAATCAGCTTGAAGCAATCGATAAGGAATATTCGGATAAGGTATCCTATCAAGTAGTTTCAAAGGACAACAGGAATATAGAAAAAATATTTGAAAAATATTCCGGTAAAATAAGTGTAATTTTTGAAAATAAACAGTTTTTAGAAAAAATTTAAAAAGAAGAACATTCATTGTTCTTCAAAATTAGCTGCAGGTACACCGCAAACAGGGCATACGTAATCTTCTGGTAATTCGTCTTCATCTAAAACGAATCCACAAACTTTACAAACAAAAGCCATGTTAAACAACCCTATTCGATTTTTTCAAACATGTCAGCAGTTGCACCGCACATAGGACATTTGTAATCTTCTGGAAGTTCTTCAAACTCATCGGTTACAAAACCACATAATTTACATTTAAATTTTGCCATTATTAACAATCTCCTTAAAAATTTTAATTATAATAATACTATATAAGTTAGTAATATATAAAACTAATCAATTTTTTCAAACATAGCCTTTGCCATTCTGCATTTAGGACATTTAAATGAAGCAGGCAGTTCATCAAATTTTGTTCCTGATGGAATGTTTAATCCCTCTTCAATGTCATCTTCATCAAAAATATATCCACAAATTTTACATTTATATTTAGCCATAATTAATCTCCATTGGTATTAGAATCTATTAGGAACTTTCAAGTGGTCTGGAAGTGGTTTAATACGAGCAGGTGTTCCAATTGCCAAATAGAATGGTGGAACTGAATGGATCACAATAGCTCCAGCAGCAACAATTGAACCCTCACCAACTTCAACATTGGATAAAAATGTAGTGTTACCTCCTATTGAAGCTCCACGTCTAACCTTTGGTCCCTGAAGTTCATAGTTGATTCTAACAGGATATTTATCATTTGTAAAACAAGCACAAGGTCCGATAAATACATTATCTTCAATTACGGAATTGGTCGGAATGTATACATTGGATTGTATACTGACATCATTTCCTATAATAACATCCCCTTCGATAACGGTATTGGTTCCTATTAAAACATCGTCTCCAATATTTGTATTTTCACGGATAACAACATTGTGTCCGGTTCTGAAATTGTCTCCAATGACTACATCATTGTAGATAATTGAATTTGAACGTATAGTATAGTTATTACCAATTACCGGAGGTTTTGAATTTGGTGAATATTCGACACCGAACTGGATATTTTGATCTTTTGGAAAGTTCAATTCCGGTTTTGAATAATCTGGCTGGATAGATTCCCTTTCAATTTTAGGTCTTTCATAGATAATCTGTTCAGGTTCAGCATTTTGTGGCTGAGTATAGAAATTATCCTCCTGATAAACGGGTCTCTGAACTGGAGTTGGTCTAGGAGGTTGAGAATACATCCTATCATCTCTAGGCCTTGGAGCAACACGAGGTTCTTCAGGTACATAATACTGATTACTTGCAGGTTGCTCATAAGGTTTTCCTCGATTCTTTGATTGTTTATCATCAAGAGTTTGTGAAAATCTAACCATAATATCAAACCTTCAGTTAATTAAATTTAATTTGTTAATGAGTTTATTTATGTAATTAATTAGTATATATACTAAATGGTAAAAAAATGAAGAATGTTAAAAAAAATGATTAAAAAAAATAAAGAAAAGATATTCTTAAAAATTTTTTAAAGAATATCAAGCTTCAATTATCACAGTTAAATACTCGATTGAAGTAGACAAAATGCTGGTTTCATCAGTCACATTTCTACCTATATCTGAAACCATCATTGAAGATGAAGTTTCACAAGACCCTCCATTATAATTAAGAGGAAGTGCATCAGCTCCAAAGGAAGAATTTACTAAAAGCAAATCTTCATTTGAAGAAACGTTATTCAAAGCATTTTCTGCAATTACAGGCTGCATTTGGATAGCCTTGAGAATATTTGCATCATTACTGGATGAACTTGCTGTTTGAACGGCAACCTTGGTTTCGGATGGAGAGCCTGCCGCATTACCTTTAGTTATAAACTTCCAGTTTTTAGTACATGCCTCCTTATTATCCCCACCAGCGAGGAACTTGGCAACCATTTCTTTAGCAGTGCTTGCATACATGAATGGTATTGCATGGTCTGTTAAATAATCTGCAGGATGGGACAATCCGGTGAAATCTTCATCGGAAAAACCGTCATCCCATGCACGAGGCAACCATTCATAATATTTTCCTCCTTTTCTAATATCTCCAGCAGGAGGCAAAAATCCTACAACGGTACGGGATCCATGATTGACCAACGGTTTTCTGAACCAGTCATTATTGGCAGTTTCCTTTAGGGTACTTGCACATGCCCCACCATAAATAGTGAACCATATACCATTTTTAACGGTATCCCTTAGTTCATAGTGAGACCATGCTCCAACACCACAGATTTTTGTTTGAAAACCCGCTTTTCTCAGGAGACTTGCAATTTCATTCAGCACCTTCATGTCATGAGCATATCCGTGAATAAGATCTGAGTTCAAATATACAATATTCTTTTTGGTACCATAAGGATTGATTGATTTTGAGTTGATTGTAACTTTTTTAGTCAATTTGGAAGCCTTATAAAACGAATTGCCGGAAAAAGTATATGATACCTTATAAACCCCTACTTTAAGACTAGGTAATGTAAGGGAAGCATAACCGTTGTTATTAGTGGTCTTGGAATATTTCTTTCCATTGATTGTGAATTTTATTACCTTTCCTTTACTCGGAGCGTATCCGAATATATTAAGTAATCTAACTTTTATGACTTTAGATGTTGTATACTTTGAAAAAGTAAAATCACTGGAAGTTAATGAAGAAGCCACCTTTCTATATACTTTAATGGTATTGGTAAGTCTGAATCCATCAACATTATAAGAATATATTTTATAAGTACCTTTTTTTAAATTTATTAAAGATAAAGAAGCTACACCATTCTTATTGGTTTTCACTTTATATGTTTTACCATTGACTCTGAATTTTATGTATTTATAGGCTAAAGCCTTACCGTTGCTTTTATAGAATTTTGCAGAGAATTTTCTGCTGTCAGTATATACCTTCTTAATATTGCTTGCAGTAACAGTCGGCAATATCTTAAAGGTAGTTGTTAACTGATAACCTGTGTCCGGATTAATGGCTATAACCTTATATGTTCCGGGTTTAAGGTTGACCTCAAGAGAAGCCACACCCTTTGCATTTGTCTTGACCTGGTATGTTTTACCATTTACTTTAATTTTTACCTCAGTGTTAGCTAAGGCAGTG encodes:
- the arfB gene encoding 2-amino-5-formylamino-6-ribosylaminopyrimidin-4(3H)-one 5'-monophosphate deformylase, which gives rise to MAELRYRAGNIRDPGVHKVGIIALGSHLENHGPALPIDTDAKIGAHIAFQSSLLTGAKFLGIIFPAYELDTIDHGVHVSLETLKENVISTLNQAKKFLDIEKVVIVNAHGGNIPLMAELWDIEDKTGLSITFNNKVISSEGPHGGSGELSMAKVLGIVNDDEVVNQADVNKYEEVGLHGFKQAREDDPNIEEGAIDVEENGVYVDEDYGNRLFSLAINSVIFDVEKLLDF
- a CDS encoding YigZ family protein, with the protein product MKTIKKPVQIEINIKKSQFICSLYPTKNKAESKEIINELNQKYNDATHNCTAYIVGDGEGFDDDGEPGGTAGKPMINVLRKKELHNITAIVTRYFGGIKLGAGGLVRAYSKSVMEAVGQAEIVEIEEYDVYKITFEYSDIKLVDTEVRNNQLEAIDKEYSDKVSYQVVSKDNRNIEKIFEKYSGKISVIFENKQFLEKI
- a CDS encoding rubredoxin, producing MAKFKCKLCGFVTDEFEELPEDYKCPMCGATADMFEKIE
- a CDS encoding rubredoxin, producing MAKYKCKICGYIFDEDDIEEGLNIPSGTKFDELPASFKCPKCRMAKAMFEKID
- a CDS encoding acyltransferase; this translates as MQPDYSKPELNFPKDQNIQFGVEYSPNSKPPVIGNNYTIRSNSIIYNDVVIGDNFRTGHNVVIRENTNIGDDVLIGTNTVIEGDVIIGNDVSIQSNVYIPTNSVIEDNVFIGPCACFTNDKYPVRINYELQGPKVRRGASIGGNTTFLSNVEVGEGSIVAAGAIVIHSVPPFYLAIGTPARIKPLPDHLKVPNRF
- a CDS encoding rubredoxin-like domain-containing protein, which gives rise to MAFVCKVCGFVLDEDELPEDYVCPVCGVPAANFEEQ
- a CDS encoding collagen binding domain-containing protein; translation: MNKQLLLAFALLLVAIFSAGAIYASDVNGTETLDANVIGDEADMPVAVDGDVSNDNNISTVEDTIVVDSISSKHPTEIINPKDTIYYKDSYYVILIDEDGNCSLANKTIDIVINNRDYTVVTDNDGVARIDLSLNPGQYSVTASFAGDENYISSNLSTKITILPSIQAKDIVKYYKGSTKYTATFYTVNGTALANTEVKIKVNGKTYQVKTNAKGVASLEVNLKPGTYKVIAINPDTGYQLTTTFKILPTVTASNIKKVYTDSRKFSAKFYKSNGKALAYKYIKFRVNGKTYKVKTNKNGVASLSLINLKKGTYKIYSYNVDGFRLTNTIKVYRKVASSLTSSDFTFSKYTTSKVIKVRLLNIFGYAPSKGKVIKFTINGKKYSKTTNNNGYASLTLPSLKVGVYKVSYTFSGNSFYKASKLTKKVTINSKSINPYGTKKNIVYLNSDLIHGYAHDMKVLNEIASLLRKAGFQTKICGVGAWSHYELRDTVKNGIWFTIYGGACASTLKETANNDWFRKPLVNHGSRTVVGFLPPAGDIRKGGKYYEWLPRAWDDGFSDEDFTGLSHPADYLTDHAIPFMYASTAKEMVAKFLAGGDNKEACTKNWKFITKGNAAGSPSETKVAVQTASSSSNDANILKAIQMQPVIAENALNNVSSNEDLLLVNSSFGADALPLNYNGGSCETSSSMMVSDIGRNVTDETSILSTSIEYLTVIIEA